The segment AGTCCTAAACAGCCACTAAGAGCAAGAAGTCCCAGTTCCCTGAGgtgggatttggagcaggagagcttgaggatctgtgggatttcagagaagaactggcccagggtattgccatggcacaggggcagggaaaatgtattggctgtgtggATCAGCGAaaagagaaaggcactggcccaggcagctgctgccatgtgggcataagctctgctgcccaggagggtcccgtagtgcaggggtttgcagatggacacgtagcggtcgtagcacatgacgGTCAGGAGTGAATACCCTGCTGTGATaaagaacataaagaaaaagagctgtgtgGCACATCCGgtgtaggagatgttcctggtgtcccagagggaattgtgcatggctttagggacagtggtgcagatggagcccaggtcgctgagggccaggttgagcaggaagaggaacatgggcgtgtgcaggtggtggccgcgggctacggcgctgatgatgaggccgttgcccaggagggcagccagggagatgcccagcaagaggcagaagtgcaggagctgcagctgccacgtgtctgccaatgccaggaggaggaagtgcctgatggagctgctgttggacatttgcaaTGTCTTGGCGTGGAGATCTGTAAAAAATGTAATCATGCAATAGCTGTGTTTGGAGAGGGACTTTAAAtattccagcacagcctgggggcacttccccccactgcctgcccagggctctgctgcctggagctgtccctgccagcagctgattccctgtgcccagtgctgggccctgccagtgctgccagagcccagcccagccctgggggtcagctctgccctgcagtgccctcccagctctggcactgcccaggggcagctctggctctgcaggctctgatggcaacgtcagagcaaccctgaggaagctggaaaagtgacactgATGCTGCCTGTGAGAGGCCCTGTGCtgatttctgtcactgcctggtTTATTCAAGtctgtaagattttttttttgtatttattctcCACCTGAACTGAGAGATGATAGCTATATGCAATTTCTATTCAGGCAATACAGTGCAGTAGATTAAtaaagcaggattttcccttttatgcAGCCCCTGCCTTCCTGCGCTCCCTTTATAATGTActtggaaatgttctgcagttaaATGTCATGCTGGGAGAACTGCTCATCAATGCAGCATCCTCCCCACACTATGACAACACTCCCAAGCctgaccagctgtctcctcGCACCCAGATCttgtccctcagtgctgggagcagctcccagggctggctgagagctgtccctggaaggcagcagagtccctgcccagcacagcgcccggggctgcaggaccctgctctgcaggacagccctgggcacccctggctgctctgcacaagagacaatcagagaatgtactcacagggtctgtaggcaGTGGGATGTTCCATCTTTAGGAGAtgtctccaggagctgcagctgcattgtcctgcagccagaggttcctgtgccaagggctggcattgattgtgccccaggcacttctcagcaccttcccagcccggACTGATTGAAgatctctgtgcctctgtgctgtgccctgggtggctgcaggcagtgccccagccctgctgggctggcacaggagctgctcatcaagagaaatgtggttttaaagctcttcttggttaccaggagctgcctctgtgccaggaacccagcccagctcagcagcacagacacagcacaaggacataaatgagcctctggggctttgtgctcaggccttgtatatcagtccctgagagggagctgaagaaacttCTCCAGAACTATAAGTCAGAgtccaactccaaagtttcttggacttgtaatgggtcccactgaagAACACAACAGGCCTCAGGCTGaggagagaactggaggcagtgatgacaggtggtGTGGTAAATAGGGACAGGCGTTCGGAAGATTACGCGATGTAACGGAGAGGCAGGACCCTCTGTTCCCCTAAGATAAGAGATTACCCTAGAAAGTAGCCCCCTAACAGTAgagccagtaactttccattccACATCCAGTAACTTTCCACCCCTGGTAACTTTCCACCCCTGGCAACTTTCCACACCTTAGTAACCATAGATAGTAGAGACAGACCCCCTCTGACGTAGAGACCCCCTTAGACTATAAAACCCCAAGAGAAGAGTTAATAAACGCCTTTggaccgtccaccacattggtgtctgcatGCTCATTGGCCCGAGCGACCCTGGAGAGTGGGTCGCCGTGCTGTTCCTCAGAACAAGGTTGCCTTGCCTTATACCAGAAGGCAACAAGGTGGGGAccaagagaagccaagtcttggtgctctggggcacagcagcagggtctgtgccaccaagggctaggaggagacaccttgtcctggggcCCAGGGACCTcttggcacagccccagccaggctgggcactgtcagccccttatcctgccctcagcatcccccctagcccacatcccagtggcctcgaagatctgctggaaggagtccctggggacccttgctcaggaatggctctgggggctccttcatgctccctgcaggggctgcagctttttcaaaggactttgggtttgtcttttgctttgaatttctgtgatgtTTTTGCAATCATGccctccaattatctgctgtaattagtctctggagaggctttgtcagtaacaacactcagtggggctcattgctacttcaaggtacttcagttattttaaggtacttggtgtttccatTTTGACACAGACTCTGGTTTTTCTcacagactctgtgagaggtttgtgcaatcacagccccaattatctgctttaacaagtcccttgagagctttgtatTGTCACTCAGTGGTGCCCATTAATGCcttgagatactcaaggtttttaaggtagtttatggatttaagaatacttttaggTACTTTTAAGGTGTTTCCTTCCCAGTctttgagaggtttttgtgccatcctgacCTCTAGTTCTCTCCTacaaggagtccatgaggagcctgtgttggcTATCTTCcccctttctgttttacaacaaagatggaactgaaagaattttgtaagactttctaaaagcatcCAAACAAATATGCGACAATTAGCAATACAACAACAACTAAGAGAATTAATAGTCCTGTTTTAGCTAGATATCATCTAACCCTTTAGTCCTTTGGACTGGAAGAGTTTATTGAcccagtctttgttttccatttgaAGATTCTTGGACCCTTCAGTACCTTAATGCTGTTGTGGATTGACtcgctgtggctggagagggTCATAAAATACATGCTCTCAGAGTCTAAACAGCCATGCCCATGTGTCCAGAGTAAAAACTCTATCGCTGTTCTGCAAGGTGGCATGTCTGATGGTCTCTATGTCTGAGAGCAGACCACTCAATGTGAGGGaggtagcattggtttgcttacttaacaggcacccaagatggtctaattgtcctaaagctttagctgcagccacccatGGCAGTCCAAACTGGGGGTGCTACCATCCCatacctggattaaagctttcaaagccatctctttgatatcatTCAATACTGGGGATACCTGCTGCTTGGTCATCTGgtaggctgtgttgtccttctccagctagatgGTTGATTGTCAATTCTGCCCTTACCTCATTATTAGCATAGTCTGCTATTAATTGATTTAGTTCACACTTCCATCCCCCTTCCCATAGGGTGTATTCTGTAGGTGACAAGAACATGGTCATAATATATGTTAAATCATAGGGGGTTAAGACATGTGCTCTAAACATGGCCGTCATTAGGCCATTAAAACAAGGTAAGTGTTTCCTATGATCTTTAGCTGCCCTACACAGATCCTTGATTTCCCTGTAAACCAATGGCTGATACCTGGGATTCTGCCCCCTTCTTTTATGACATCCTGGGGCAATGAGGGGTTTCAAGATTATTTGCCAGTCTCCTTCCTTAACTGCTTCTTTCTGGATCCTTTCCTGGGGATCTTCTGGGGTTGAGAGGAAAGGTGGCTCTGGGGAATCCATACTGTCTTCTGGAGAGGAAGAATAACTCAGAGCAGAAACATTTGTATTAGAAATAGTGTGACAGTTGGGCTTAGTATCTGACCATGGGGGTATATTGTTGATGGAGAGTGAGGCAAAGGGCACTGCCATTTTGTCAGGTGTTGGGGAGGAAGGGCCTTGATTTAGGATTGCGGACTTCCGGGGTGGAGTTCTGCAGGCATGGACCAGGGTGAAGGTGGAATGATTGAAAATGGGGCATCACCTGAAGTTTTGGGGGTGGAGTGTGGAGGTTTGTTCAGGGCGGAAGAGaaggctgtggcagcaggaagTGGAGGAGCCAGGATGGAGGAGGATGGTCGGGCTCCTGAGCCACATTCAGGCTCCTTCCATCTTAACTCTCCAGGGTATGATGCTCCTAGACTGCGTGGCCATTACCATCTTGGACCATCGTGGAAGGTCTGAGAAAGGCAGGTTTGGGGGGAGGTCCTGAGTTAGGAGTGACCAACTGATTGAGTTTTCAACACACTATTGCTGGTCAAGGGTGGTGTGGAAGATCGGGAGCATGTGGGGTTCAATGGGGTCCCTTTTGATTGAAACTTTGTACAATTTAACTCCTACTGAGTCCCAAAATTCAGTAGTATGGACTTCATCAGCAGAGGTGTCTGGAAAGTTTTTAATGATCCATCTCatgattgattttaatttcttcttttaaaatattatatcaTGATCAGTGAAAATTAAAGCATCCATATATGCTCCTTTCTACTTTGGACATCtggctgcccatttttctctttctctgccttATGGGGAAGAGCCACCGGAACTACGCAAATCAATTATGGGACGTGGGTTCATATTGTAAAAACACAGTGGCAAAATGGGCAATAAATGTCTtgcatttccccaaacccacctgtaATCCTATGCAGCTGAAATCATCGTTACCCCGGCAGATCCTGGGCAAGGTCCCTTGAAGCAATGATGAATCTGCTGGGCCCGGCACGatccaaaatcccagggagcACTGGCCTATCCATCAGCTAACCCCAGCTGACGTGACTGACACAGGGAGCCGTGAATGTCAGGGTCACTCTTTGGGTGCCAAATGTCGCAGTGAAGGTGGCTGTGACAAACCTCTCTGGTTCCCTGACTTCAGGGTGAGGGtggcaaaaatgaaaagggGCAGGATCAATGGAGTTGTTTTAAAGGAACTTTATTAACAGGgtaaaaaacaataaacatggagaagtcGAGAAGAGTATGAGGGGCAGGATCCAAAGACCTGAGACAAAGGGGAACCTACAACATGTACACTTGTGGATAGAACACTCTAGAACAATAACCATATAGGAAAACCAGTAACCAATAGGGGAATAGAACTTGGACAAGTTAGCATAGCAATATTAAAGGCTTATGGGAGAACGCTCAAGCTCACCCTAAGTAAAACAAATAATTCCCAGGGCTTGAAACTCACACCCAGTTCTTCTGAAGTAAAATCTGGCTGACTCTGAGTTTCAGCTGGGCTAATTACCACACCACAGCTGtgcactggccccttgggaccatgtGGCTCAACAGCCACaatgatgtccttggttccatgaggctccacagtgtcacaatggtcccttggatccatggtgctctgcagtgtcacaatggccccttcatttCACAGGACTCCCAAGTGTCACattggtctccataggaaggaaagcacggAGCCCCCATATTTCAGGATCTGATGAACAGCAACCACCAGAGGTTAAAGTAAgcctgacctgtctgtcctggaaGGTTTGCTTGGCACAACCCTTGGATATTCAAAATTACGAATGCGGAATCCTAATTGAAGACATTTGTGCCTGGAGAAAGATGATTTTTTCCATacaaagcaaagcacagagctgttTCCAGTGCTTGGAAAACAGATGAGTTCTGGCACTCTGGAGTCAAAGACCAACAAGActtgtctgtcctggcagcttttatCTGGCAGCAATCCTTGGATATAAGAAATTTGGAGGTAGAATCCAAATTTTGGCCACAGATACCTGGAAAAgatggacagttcttttccataaaaaggaaagcccagagccccagtgtttcagaggCGGATGGGAGTGGTTTTCCACATTCCAAGGTCAGCCAGACCTGTCAGGTGACCCCTGGGAGACTAAGGCAGCCATATCAATTTTGTATTCCCTTGGTTCCagagggccctgcagtgtcacaatggctccttgcttccatgatgCCCTAAGGTGTCATAATGTCCCCTTAGTTACAAAAGTCCTTAATGGTTGCACAAGGATCTTAATGGTCTCCATAGCTGCACAATTCCCCACAGTGTCCTAATGGTCTTTGGGTTCCATGAAGCCCCTCTGTGTCATCATGGCCCTTGGTTCCATCGGGGCCCAGTAGTGCAAAAATGatcctcttggttccacaaattcccacagtgtcacaatggccccgtgcttccatgaggccctgcagggtcacaatggccctttcgttccatggggccccacagtgtcacaaggGCCTCC is part of the Melospiza georgiana isolate bMelGeo1 chromosome 29, bMelGeo1.pri, whole genome shotgun sequence genome and harbors:
- the LOC131094572 gene encoding olfactory receptor 14I1-like; protein product: MSNSSSIRHFLLLALADTWQLQLLHFCLLLGISLAALLGNGLIISAVARGHHLHTPMFLFLLNLALSDLGSICTTVPKAMHNSLWDTRNISYTGCATQLFFFMFFITAGYSLLTVMCYDRYVSICKPLHYGTLLGSRAYAHMAAAAWASAFLFSLIHTANTFSLPLCHGNTLGQFFSEIPQILKLSCSKSHLRELGLLALSGCLGLGFVFIVFSYVQIFRAVLRIPSEQGRHKAFSTCLPHLAVVSLFISTGTFAYLKPPSISSPSLDLALSVLYSVVPPALNPLIYSLRNQELKAAVRRLM